The following DNA comes from Musa acuminata AAA Group cultivar baxijiao chromosome BXJ1-4, Cavendish_Baxijiao_AAA, whole genome shotgun sequence.
CAGTAAAAATATTGGCTGAGCACAATTCAATTTTTTTGTAATTGCCCTCGGTCTATGCCAATAGAACTAAGTCTATCAACAGAAGCATGAACTACAGAGAATATACAGCATCAAAATAGGTTCAATCACCTCGGAAAATATGCCTAAACTTCCATTCAACATCATGAAGGTCACGAGCAATAAGCTCCTGTGCTGGAGGCTGCTGAGAGAAATCCTAGAATCAATGAGACAGAAGTCATTACTAACTTTTATACCTGGCGTTTCCAATAAATTTCCAAGAGATATTAATACAACTTGCTCATGACCATCGCACCAGGGGCGGAAAGACTTTTTCAGCTGCACGACGAGGTACAGAAAAACCTCCATGGGTACTTGTATCACTCGCTGTCAGAGTCTTGCAGAAATAGTTCGTTGGTTGCTTGCTCGCAATGCCCATCTCCATCGGAAAATAAGCATCTTTCTGCTCTTCCTGCAGATATTATGGCATGTTCCACAGGTCCTAATAAGAAAATACAGTATAGTTGCTAGTAAACAGTTACAATTCAGATCAAACTTACGGGACTTAGAGGCTGCAGGGTCATCTGAGCATAAACTTCATCTGTTTCCACATCTGCCTGCAATCCGTACAGCCACTTAAATCTGAAATTGACAATATATAGATATGTAGATCAGAATAAATAAGTGCAAGAACGAACGTGCAGCGTCACGTTATGGAGCTGGCAGAGCAACTGAGGCAGCAAGCTCGGGTAATTGGGGATATGGCCCTCCACTTCCTTGTTCGTCGATGCAGCGACCTTGATGAAAACTCGTCATCATTAAACAGAAAGTGTACCAACCATCCATTTGTCAAGGAAACGTATCAACGGTTCAATCTTTCACCTGCTCACTGTGACCCTGAGGGAAGTAGACCACTCGAGTACCGGCCGTCGGCAAGCAAACCAGCGGCCCGGCACAGGCGTGCCAGAGCTCCGAATCCAAacatctcttctcctcctctaatTCAACAATGAGAAAACAACCTTCATTTTTCAGAAACAGAGGTAAGAATGGAAGCAAGATCGAAGGCAACATAAAAAAGATCACCTTCCGGTGCTTGCTGGCTGATACCAACAGTGGAAAGCTTCATCTTATCTCTGCCAATCCGATCATTTCCTCGACTGCAAATGCGTTCCCTCTCCAACCTAAAATCGTAAGAACCACTACTTGATGTCAAGGAACAATAAAAAGCCACAGCTTTAAGATCGAACCAACAACAGAACTAGGGTTTCAAAACCTAATCAAGCCATCAACACTCCTAGCCAAGTCGATACCGTAAACTAAAGAAACGTCACCAGAAGAAGCAACGGTCGTCGAAGCTAGACTTCGCCGCAAGAATTATTCGACAAAAACCCAGGTTTCTTGGACCCAGGAGTTCATCCGAGCTCGGAGGAGCTCTCGTCCCTCGAAATCGCCATGCCGAGCTCCCCAGCAATCTGCCAAACCCAAAGAAGGAGAGGAGACGAGACGATGGCAGATAAATCTTCGGCAACAAATTAAAAACCTCTGTACTCGCTCTTTTGCCTCTTCGGGCTTCCAACTTTACGCAGAAGAAAAGCAAAAgggtaaaaaagaaagaaaaatcttcGCTTTTATTCCCATCGCTATCTCTCCTCGCGAATCGCGACCAGACTCGCTCGCGCTCTCgtacacactttttttttttttcccgacAATTCTCCCCCAAAGAAAACGCTTCTAAATAACCGAAATCTTTAAGGGCAACATCCACTTACCCATGGGATCCGACTCGACTTGTACCCGTGTATCGACTGGACAGGAAGTGAGCCTCATGAAATCGCCTGAGCGGGTACCCGTCGAAACGAGTACTCGTGGAACTTTCGATTTGAAAccactattattttttttctgaattatTTTATCCCGAAGGAGAGCTTTAAGACACGTCCGTCATCTACCCTCTTCAGCTACCCAATGATAAGTGGAACGTGTTTGTCGGGCCCGACCGGGGTCCACCTGCCGTCACCAAGAACTCACGACTCGGGGGGAGAGGACCACCGGTGGCAAAGAGGAAGGAGATCTACGCCGTCCATGGGTGAGACAGACGGATCAGGGCCCGTCGATGGGGCAATGACCGACGTGGCAGGAAAGGGTCACTGCCGCATCCGTACGGTCTTCGCCTTCGAGGTGGGCTCCAGCTAATCTTTTTATGGCGGAAATGCCCCAAAACTTTTTCCCGAATCACGAAAGAGGGCAGCCGTCTCTCATGCGGATTACGACCGACGAGTGGGGCCCCCGTCCCTGCACGAATTATTGGACTGCTCCTCGTCCCCACATCCTGAGAAGCGAGGGACGAAGCGGGCGGCTCCAACGAAAGGGTGAGATTACCGCAGGGGCGGTCGGAGCGGGGCCGCCGCATCAAAtccaaatcttccttcatcatcaTGGTTCCTCCTCATAGTCCCTCGCGAGATTTTTATTTATATGACTACTACTACTACGACATAAACACCTGTCTTCGATCTCAAGCATATAGAAAACATTAATATATAGCAAATTAAATAGTTAGTgaattataatttgatatttgCGATAGCATAAGAAACTCCATATTCCTAACGGTAGACGTTACAATTATTGGATCCCGTGGCGCAGGGGAAGGGGCAAACCGACGAGTACTGTGATGCCTGTCATGTTGATTTTTGATTGGATGGAATCCCATTAGATTCCTAAGACCGAGTTAATGGTGACTGAAATGGAGACGACACCGATACGGACAATGACGCAAATCGTCTTATCTTAATAATAATTTTCGACAGTAATTTCTTGGGTCTCCATGCACGTTATTTGCATGTGCATGTGTATCCCaaaacatcaatatatatatatatatattatttttataaaaataattttacatgaAGAATGcaccatatttttttttaaaattttttaatcaaaataattattttaagtacacttattataaaaataaatgcttattattttgtaaaagatttttttttcttttttgctttgtcTTATTGAATGATCAATGATAAGTATTGACTGTTTAATCTTCCAACATATTAATTAACATAAAAACGAAAATTTCTATTTATTATAACAAGTTTTTTGAGCAATATAACAAGTTTTTTATCATGAACTATAAAATATTTACTCGcaatattttagtatcgaaatatATTTCACCGTAATGAAATACATCATACAAATCAGATGTTGAAGAACTTACTTTCAGCTTATCCGTTTTTAATCAGATACAAATAATTAAATCTTTGAATATTATATGAATTATATAAGTTATCAACAATTgcatgaagaaagaaaaataagccTATTGACATGAATACGTATTATCTTAAATGATTCTTTATTATCTTATCAAAATTACACATAGATGTTGAAGATATAATTATATTCTAtgattcaaaatatattatgtatCTGTAAATACATTTGAAAGATTATTTATTAGATATTATACGAACCTTGAATGCTCTTCTTATGGACAACAACGAAAATATTGATCGACATATAAATAATTTACAAGTGCATAGTTTTATGTGACCTGAATACATGTCAACTGTTGTCAAACACTTTGTCAGTGCCAAGTGAAGCCAACACATGACAGCTGGTTGGCAGCAAATGGGGTCAGACTTCATTTTATGGCTTGTCTTCAAAGGTTGGTCTCTATCAACTATTGAATGAAAAGTTGAATCTGAATTGATGTGAACTCTACTTGTGGTATTGTTTTAACAGAATCATATCTGAAATTATGATCTCATACTACTCTATTTTCTTGATCGTATAATATGATGATACGTCAGAATTAATCGAGAGACCAACGTGGCTGTGAAAATACATGATGATATTtgattaaatttatgatataaTATTATGATCCTCAAAAGAGACACGAATGCATGAGAGTTGTCGACAAGTTGGACTTTTTACTCGCATATGATTGGCTAAGATGGTGTTGGAAGTACAAATTGTGTTGGAGATGTCTAATCCCGATTGTCAATCAAtcgaattttttatatataaaaaattattctaatatcataaacttaattaTAATTGCTTAGGCTTGAAGCTCTTATCTCTTGGAAAATATCAACCTAAACACAATCTTGTATAATCTATAAGAAAAAGTTGAGCGAATAAATGATTGACAAGTTTAGATGTctcgtaaaaatataattttgcaaGTAACTCGCTAAACACttatagaagataaaaataaaactttgatgataaaaataaaattataagttaGTGCAAAGTCATTCCATGGTAAATATTACTGATATTTTTACTAgttttgatgataataataagTACATCATCCAATACATTGATTGATATGATATGGATCATTGAGAtcgatcataaattaaaattttcttgattatgaGATTAAATAGTTGATAACCATATAGTAAATAAACATTTAGATGATATTGATTCATTATCATATTAGAACTCGAAATCGGATTTAAAATTCCTATCTCCATCAAAATTAGCTTACTTTTTGATATACAAGTCATATATAATTATGACAACAATATGTCTTATGATCATAAATTATACCTTTAATttctcatattattattattattttcatataatataattttaatatatgtaTAAAGAGTTGTATTTGAACTTTTATGTAGGCTTTGGAATGAGATTTGAAATCCCCTACCACGTCAAAATGGTTTGTTGTCAACACGACATTTGGAGAGTTGAAATTTTGTCATGTCATGTCTCCTCATGTCATATCCGTGTCAGAAGCATGTGAATACATTTTAATGTCACATCAATCAGAAGACACTTTCGACTTGGTTTATCGAAACATCAAGGAGAATTAACTTTGAAGCTCTTTGAACCTTCACGATGAATATTATTTTCACGGACTAACAATTTAATGCCTAGTACTTGTACGATCAAAATAATAAACATGAAGAAGCTAAAGGAAACTAATTTTCCTTCTAAAAATCTATAGTAGTCAACGTGAAGGGTAGAATATTAATCCTACAAGAGGCGTGCCACAAATCTGGTTCTCAAACTCATGATCTAATATGAGATACTGTTCTAAGAAGACATGTATGCCTGATGACAAAAGTGAGCTAGCCACCAGGAGTCAGACCTTGCAAAAACACCATGATGTTTTGGTGGCAGAGCTGTGTCGAAGACATCATCTTTTGCCTGCAGGGGATCTGAAAAGCTCACAGGCCACCATTCATTCCATCAAGTACAGTCTCACTAAATAGATCCATCAGTCTTCCTCTGCACTCATTTCTTGTGGGAAGAATGGCTTGCAAAAACTAAATGAGACTTTCATTCATGCCCACTGCATGCACCTACCTCTACTGTGGATGCCAGGGTTCCGAGAGAGACCAGAAGAAAAAGGAGGCGGCTATTCATGGCTTTCTTCACCTCAGTAAAAGCATTCACCCATGAGAGACTGACTGTTCTACTAATGTGCATCAAGGAGCCACAAATCTTCTTAGGTTCTCTATCTTCTCAACACTTGCATGTCCAGCTGAAACTGCGTCTCTGCCCATGCCATTAAAGCTGCATGGGACCCTCCCTGGTAGAGAAGTGGGACAAGAAGATATGGTGGAGGTGGGGAGAGACACAAGGCTGAGAGGACCTCGTAGGACAGGCGTGAAGCAACAAGACAATGTGAGTTGCATTGGGTGAAGGGTGAGTGAAGCCAAACTGCTGTAAAAGGCCTACTGGTCCATCGTAAAAAAGGACCCGAGTACATCGAGTTACCTCTGAGGGGGGACCCATGTGAACTTTAAGATCGATGCTCAACCCATGGGAAGATCTTGAGGGACCCATGTGAACTTTAAGATGGACGCTCGGGCAATGGGGAAATGATCCTTGTTCAAGCCCTGCACTCCCACCATGGCAGGAAAAAGATGATGAAGCCTTGGCATAATCGTGCATTGGATTCCCACCACTATGATCCCATTCACTCCTTGGCCATTTCAGTGCTTGGACATCGTTAAACCGGTCAAAGAACACCATGTTTGACTTAAGAAACCATGAGTAGAGAGTCTGACCAAGTCTAAATTATTGTGTAAACAGTATGGGCAGTGAAAAAGAGATATATCATTATCACCAAAACTATGTCAGATTGCATGTCTACTGCTCCGGATGGAAAAGAGAAGTCACATAAGCAGTACTTGCTTGCATTGTCAAACAGGAGCTGGATTAATACAGCCACGGATCAGCAGACCATGTCTCTCAAAAGGTTATATTGGTGTCCAAAGGGCAACAGGAAGAACGATAGTGATATAAGCTGCAAGAGAAACATCATGGATATGAAGCACACCATTTAAGACTTTCTTTCTGGTGCACAGTGAACACCCCTGATGTGACCTTTTCATGGTGTGGTACAAAGATCTGCCATATCTACTGCTCCAATATCCATCATCCATCGGTTAGAATCAAGTTACTCAGTCCTCACAGTCACAATAaacaaattttatatattttatctaatgcacTCTGTTCATTAGCATGGTAATGGAGCCGAGCTTATATCAGCAATGCAACATGAAGGATTTTACAGAGGCCCTTGTCAAAAGCCCAATGGAGACTGTTCATTTTCACAGAGGTCTTGGCTTCCAGTTCAGTGCTGTTCATTGCTGTCAATAATTTGGTCTTCAAAAACTTGTCAGATGGAATCACTACTCGCACGATTGTGGTAAAAAGATGTTGGACTTTTTAAAATGTTAAGCAAAGAATGATATTTGATGATCGTGCATGCTATAAAACAAATCATCTATCCAACCATGATTCCTTTGTGATGCAGGGGATGTGTTCGTCACATACAAAGAATGCGAAGCTTCCTTTGCTGAAGTAATGGTTTGACGATGAGACTGTAAAGATGCTAGGATCACTGAACATTGTTGTGACAAGAAACAGACACTGAAGCTGGTTTCCTGCATCCAGCTTTTAGCTCATAGAACATGTACTATCGAAGGGTGAGTGTGACATTTGAAGAACTTGTCTACATTTCATGATTGAAGTGGAGAACTAAACATCAGAAACTTAAATTGGTTGATCTTATTCCAATGTTCTTCCGCATTATATAATCGGCCTCTGAAAAAATTGAAAGGTTACATGATGTACATGCCACTAGGATTTAGTTTCAGATGCTCATATCAAAAACCATAACTTACAGCTTTACATCTGTATCTTGTGTCCTTTCATGATCTCACCTTTTTTATCGTGTGTATGGGTCGAATTTTCCTAGGAAGAGAAAAAGGCATGTGAAATTGAGTTATATACTATCGATCACTGTGTACAAAGAATCAGCTATTCCTGATCTCAAAGAGAGAAGAAATCACTGCACAGCTCCGAGGTGGCCTGCTTCATCTTGGCATATGGTCATATGTGCCAATGTCATCAAGCCATACGACTATTTGTTCGGTCAGTGGTCTCAGTTTCGGGGAGTCACTTATGCAAAAACAAGCGATCTCAAGCATGGCCATCAGTTGGAACTCTAGTGGTTCATCGTATATGTGTGGGTCAAACACCTCTGCtgccctcttctccttcttcatctGAAGGACCCATGATACCAATTCTCTCCCTCCCCTCGGTTTGCACATGTCCACTGGCCTCTTACCGGTAAGTAGCTCCAGTAGAACAACTCCAAAGCTATATACATCACCCTTAAAAGTAGCAACCGAGGATTGGCCATATTCAGGAGGAATATAGCCTAATGTCCCAACTAAGTCCGTCGTGATGTGAGTATCATACGGCAAAATAAGCCTTGCGAGTCCAAAATCGGCCAAATGAGCTTCAAAGTTCTCGTCGAGTAGGATGTTACTGGACTTAATGTCACGGTGCAGTATGTGGGGGTCACATGATTGGTGCAAGTACGCTAATCCCCTTGCTGCTCCTTTAGCTATCCCAAGTCTTTTCTCCCAGTGCAGCATAGATCCACCATCAGGTTTCTCATGGAGCCAATAGTCTAAGCTTCCATTTTGCATATACGAATAGATCAAAAGTCTGTCGGTGCCAATCTTGCAGTATCCTTGAAGCAAAACAAGATTTTTATGTTGAGCTTGAGAAAGTGTTTCTATCTCAGCTTGGAATTCCCTCTCCATCTGAAAATATTCACCGGAAAGCCTCTTGATAGCTACCTTTCTCCCGTCTGGTAGAGTCGCTTTATAAACTAGGCCAAAGCCTCCACAACCAATGATGTTAGATTGGTCAAAGTGGTCGGTGGATCTCAAAATATCACCGATGCTTAAGTCACAGTTGTTCATGTTCTGAAACTGAAACACCAATCTAGACTCTGCCTCCTCCAAATTGCCACCTGAATCTGCCACAACCCTTGAATCGTCGTCCTGTCGGATAGGATGAGCCTTTGACAAAAGAAGGTAGATAAAGGCCATAAGGAAACATGCTCCGAGTCCGATTCCAGCTGCCAGTCCTATGATCACACCTTTATAATTTTGCCTTCTGTGACTGGTCTGTTGAAGAACTTCAGGCGTTCCAGAATTACATGGATTCAAGTGAAAACCACAGAGACCTGGATTCCCTTCAAAATCAGAACTAGAAAAGGTTGAGAACTGGGCGCCAATTGGAATAGGCCCGGACAGATTATTGTAGGCTACACTGAAACTCGATAGAAAATTGAGCTTAGACAGCGAGGAAGGAATGCTTCCGGTAAGATTGTTGTGTGACAAATCCAAAAACTCTAAGTCAGATATGTCTGATATCTCATCTGGAATAGGCCCTGCTAATCTATTTCTGCTTAGATCCAGCGCAAGAAGCCTCGTAAGGCTCCCAAACCCTGGTAAGATTGGTCCAACAAGCATGTTCTGGCACAGAATTAAGGATGGCGGGAAGCTGCTGACTTGATTGTATTGCAGTGCCTTGTTACTAATGTTCCTTTTAACGTAGAAAGGGAAGTCATCTGTTCGAGGTCCAAGCTGTGAGGTGCTGCCAGAGATTAGGCTTTTCATCTGTGCCAAACTTGTTGGAATCTCCCCACTGAGCGAATTGTTCGATAGGTCCAAGTAGAAAAGATGATCAAGATACCCTATCCATGAAGGGATGGTCCCTTCCAAATGATTCCATGACAAATCCAGTACATTTAATTTGGTAAAATTTGACAACCATGGTGGAATGGATCCGAAAAGGCCACAGCTTGCAATAGCGAGAAGCTGTATGTTTTGAAATCCCTGAATTCCATCCATTGGAATTCTCTCGCTACCAAGGAAGTTCCTTGTGAGTGCCAAACCGGTGAGGCTTTGGACATCCTGTAGGATTATCAATGCGGACGATATGTTGGATAAGCTATTACTGGAAAGTGAGAGGTAAGTTAATGAAGCCAGTTTCTTGAAGCTGATCGGAACTTCACCACTCAGGTTGTTCCGAGCAAGATTCAAGGTCTTTAATTCCACACACTGAGAAAGATTATAAGGAATGGGGCCGCTGAAATCATTTGAGCTAAGATCAAGCGAGCTAAGATGATTCATCACCGTGCAATTCAAAGTGATTCCGCCACTAAGCGAATTGTTCTTCAGGTTGAGCACTCTAAGTGGCGGTAAGTTTGACAAGGAGTAAGGCATCTGGCCACTGAAACTATTGGATTGAAGGGACAAATACTTGAGATTTCTTAAGCTGCTGAAGCTATTTGGAATGTCGCCTGAGAAAGAATTAAATGAAAGATCCAGTTGCTCAAGGTTAGAGAGATTACCTATTCTTGAGCTCAGCCAGCCAGACAGCTGATTCTCCTGAAGGTATAGTATCCTCAGAGATGACAGCGCGAACAAATCATTCGGCAGATTCCCGGAGATATCATTGGAATCAACAGAGAGCTCTTCGAGGGAAGCACAGCTACCGAATCCAACAGGAAGGTCACCAGAGAACGAGTTCGCCAATAACCGAAGGACTTGAATTCCAGATGAAAAATTACATACGGATGTGTCGACGCCACCAGAAAACTTATTGGAGCTGATATCAAACACCACCAACTTCGTCGACCCGGCAAGAATCGGATGGCTGCCTGTGAAAGCATTATGAGAAACATTGAGAACCTCAAGTGACGGAAGGTACGAATCCATCGGAATTGGtccgaagagtctattcatgctgAGATCGAGGCGCTTCAATTGGCGAAGACGAAATAACCCTGATGGAACTGTGCCTTGAAGAGAATTAGAAGAAAGGTTAAGCCATGATAGGTATTCCAAATCTGCCAAAGAATCAGCTAAGGATCCCTTCAAGCTCTTATTTTGGAGATCCAGCCCGATCACCCTTCGTCCTGAGCCTACCGAGTCGTCGCAGGAAACGCCATCCCAGCTGCAGCAACCGGAAGCAGAGGCATTCATGCTCCAACCTGGTATACCTGAATCCAGTCCTCTCAAGAAGCCTTGCAGGGCATTTAAATCACCAGAGATGCAGCTCTGGTTCTGGGAATTGGAGCGAAGAGGTCGGATAAAGAGGAGCAAGCACGCAAAGCTTAATCTTTTCATCAAAATATTGACAGAAACATCCCCTATCTTCCCCATAACATATGATGACTAGAGCCGGACTCGAGTTGTCGACAGTGTTAAAAGCGGCTCTTCCTTGGAAGCTACAGCTACAGAAAGTGAAAACTTTCGGTTGTCCCAAGAACAGTGCAATCCAGAAAAGCCAAGAATCCTATTGCAGGGGCAACAGAAGCATCAATAGGTTTTGTCCTCAGTTAACCAAGAAAGGAGGCACCTTCATGCTTGAGAAGCAATGGCAGGACTCGAAGCAGCCGATTCACATCCACCAAGCTACACATCCATCTTAGTTCATCTCGATTTGCGGGTATAAATGGCTAGAGAAGAGAAAAGAGACGAGCAGGAGAGAGAGAACTCAGTTTGGCTTTGACTTCCTCATCCTTCACTTTCAACCCCTGCATCGCCTCAttttggtcttcctttaatatcaTATGTCGCCTTCCGCTTTCTGGAACCTTTACAATCCAAGTAATGGTTTGCAATGAGAATATCTTTCATAGTTAtctaa
Coding sequences within:
- the LOC135669169 gene encoding phytosulfokine receptor 1-like, which translates into the protein MGKIGDVSVNILMKRLSFACLLLFIRPLRSNSQNQSCISGDLNALQGFLRGLDSGIPGWSMNASASGCCSWDGVSCDDSVGSGRRVIGLDLQNKSLKGSLADSLADLEYLSWLNLSSNSLQGTVPSGLFRLRQLKRLDLSMNRLFGPIPMDSYLPSLEVLNVSHNAFTGSHPILAGSTKLVVFDISSNKFSGGVDTSVCNFSSGIQVLRLLANSFSGDLPVGFGSCASLEELSVDSNDISGNLPNDLFALSSLRILYLQENQLSGWLSSRIGNLSNLEQLDLSFNSFSGDIPNSFSSLRNLKYLSLQSNSFSGQMPYSLSNLPPLRVLNLKNNSLSGGITLNCTVMNHLSSLDLSSNDFSGPIPYNLSQCVELKTLNLARNNLSGEVPISFKKLASLTYLSLSSNSLSNISSALIILQDVQSLTGLALTRNFLGSERIPMDGIQGFQNIQLLAIASCGLFGSIPPWLSNFTKLNVLDLSWNHLEGTIPSWIGYLDHLFYLDLSNNSLSGEIPTSLAQMKSLISGSTSQLGPRTDDFPFYVKRNISNKALQYNQVSSFPPSLILCQNMLVGPILPGFGSLTRLLALDLSRNRLAGPIPDEISDISDLEFLDLSHNNLTGSIPSSLSKLNFLSSFSVAYNNLSGPIPIGAQFSTFSSSDFEGNPGLCGFHLNPCNSGTPEVLQQTSHRRQNYKGVIIGLAAGIGLGACFLMAFIYLLLSKAHPIRQDDDSRVVADSGGNLEEAESRLVFQFQNMNNCDLSIGDILRSTDHFDQSNIIGCGGFGLVYKATLPDGRKVAIKRLSGEYFQMEREFQAEIETLSQAQHKNLVLLQGYCKIGTDRLLIYSYMQNGSLDYWLHEKPDGGSMLHWEKRLGIAKGAARGLAYLHQSCDPHILHRDIKSSNILLDENFEAHLADFGLARLILPYDTHITTDLVGTLGYIPPEYGQSSVATFKGDVYSFGVVLLELLTGKRPVDMCKPRGGRELVSWVLQMKKEKRAAEVFDPHIYDEPLEFQLMAMLEIACFCISDSPKLRPLTEQIVVWLDDIGTYDHMPR